The genome window GTGATCATCCCCCAGTTCAAGGATTGCCAGCACAGCCGCCTGGTGGCCCTGGTCAGCGGCGACGCGGCCAAGGCCAAGCGGGTGGCGGCCGAGTACGGCGTCCCCGAGAAGAACATCTACAACTACCAGAACTACGACAGCATCCGCGACAATCCGGACATCGACATCGTCTATGTCTGCCTGCCGGTATCGATGCACGCCGAGTACACGATCCGCGCTGCCAAGGCGGGCAAGCACGTGCTGTGCGAAAAGCCGATGGCCATGAATTCGGCCGAATGCGAGGCCATGATCGCCGCCTGCAAGCAGGCCGGCAAGAAGCTGATGATCGGTTATCGCTGCCATTTCGAGCCTTTCAACCTGGAGGCGATCCGCCGCGCGCGCGCCGGCGAGATCGGCAAGCTGCGCTATTTCCGTTCCGAGCACGGTTTCAACTTCAGCAACCCCAATGCCTGGCGCCTGAAGAAGGCGATGTCGGGTGGCGGTTCGATGATGGACATCGGCATCTATGCGCTGCAGGCGGCGCGCTACATGACGGGCGAGGAGCCGGTGGCGCTGTATGCCAAGGAGACCACCGACAGGTCCGACCCGCGCTTCCGCGAGGTCGAGGACATGATCGACTTCCAGCTCGAGTTTCCGTCGGGGGTGATTGGGTCCTGCATGTCGATGTACAGCGCCAACCAGAACCACATCCTGCTGATGGGCGACAAGGGCCGCATCGAGATGGAGCCGGGCACGGCCTACAAGGGCAACCGGCTGTGGGTGGGCAAGGGGCGCGAGACCGAGATCACGCCCAAGGACGTGGGCGCCAACCAATTCGCGCGCCAGCTCGATCACCTGTCCGAGTGCGTGCTACAGAACCGCGAGCCGATCGTGCCGGGGGAGGAGGGGCTGCGCGACATCCGCATCATCGAGGCGGTGTACCGCTCGGCGCGGGAGAAGCGGCGGATTACGCTCTAGTCCCACCGTCGCCCCCGCACTAACCCCTAGCCCCCGCAGTAACCCCGTCGCCCCCGCACTAACCCCTAGCCCCCGCAGTAACCCCGTCGCCCCCGCGAAGGCGGGGGCCCAAGTTTGATCCGCTGCCGATACGCATGCAGAACTTGGGCCCCCGCCTTCGCGGGGGCGACGTTGTAGGTGGGCAGGGGCGACGTTGTAGGTGGGCGGGGGCGGCGCTATAGGTGGGCGGGGACGACGTTATAGGTTGGCGGGGGCGACGTTATAGGTGGGCGGGGACGACGTTATAGGTGGGCAGGGACGACGTTCTAGGTGGGCGGGGGCGACGTCGTTGGTTGACGGGGGCGACGCGGTTGGTGGGCGGGCGACCTTCTTGGCATGCGGACGCCGTCAACCGTCATGTGCATGGACCACGCCCGTTCCGGAACCCTATGCACCCCCACCCGTTTTCGGTTATAAAGTCAGCTCGATTGTTGTACGGAGTAAAGTGATGGGCAAGTGGAACACAGCGGGACGGCGCGCCGCCCTGACCCTGGGACTGGTGGCCGGCCTCAGCCTGTTGAGCGCGCCGGGCGCCATGGCGGCCGAGCTGCTGGCGCAAGCCAAGGCGCGCGGCACCCTGCGCATCGCGATGGAAGGCACCTATCCTCCGTTTAACTTCAAGGATCCCAAGACCGGCCAGCTGGCCGGCTACGACGTCGACGTCGCGCGCCTGGTCGCCGGCAAACTGGGCCTGAAACCCGAATTCGTGACCACCGAGTGGGCCGCCATCCTGGCCGGCCTGGCGGCCGGCAAGTACGACGTGATCGTCAGCCAGGTCGGCATCACCCCCAAGCGCGAGCAGGCCTTCGATTTCTCGGCGCCCTATACCTATTCCAGCCCCCAGCTCATCGTGCGCAAGAACGAGCGCGCCACCTATGCCAGCCTGGACGACCTCAAGGGCCGCAAGCTCGGCGTGGGGCAGGGCAGCGTGTTCGAGCAGCAGGCCAAGGCCGTGCCCGGGATCGAGGTGAAGAGCTATCCGGCCGCGCCCGAGAACTTGCAGGACCTGGCCTTCGGCCGCATCGACGCCGCCCTCAACGACAGCCTGATGGTGGCCTACCTGCTCAAGAATTCCCAGCTCCCGATCAAGGCCGGCCCACGCGTGGGCGCGGTCGAGCGCATGGGCGTGGCGATGCGTAAGGGGAATCCGCAGTTCAAGGCGGCGGTCGACAAGATCATTAACGACGCCCGCGCCGACGGCAGCCTACGCCAGCTGTCGGTGAAGTGGTTCGGCACCGACGCCAGCCAGGTTCCGAAGTGACCGCGGCCGACGCCGCATCCCTGGGCGCCCAGTTCGCCCAGCTGGCTACCCTGTTGCGCGAGGCCGCGCCCGTCATGCTGACCGGCGCCGGCTACACCCTGCTGTTCGCGGTGGCCTCGATGGTGGGCGGGCTGGCGCTCGGCTTCCCCGTGGCCCTGATGCGCATCGCGCCCTGGCGCCTGCTGCGCGCGCCTGCCAGCCTCTACGTCAGCATCATGCGCGGCACGCCGCTGCTGGTGCAGATCTTCGTCATCTACTACGGCCTGCCGACCGTGGGCATCGAGTTCACCCCGGTCACCGCCGGCGTGCTGGCGCTCTCGCTCAATGCGGGCGCCTACCTGTCCGAAAGCCTGCGCGGCGCCATCCGCAGCGTCAGCGAAGGGCAGTGGCGGGCCAGCTTCAGCCTCGGCCTGGGCTACTGGCAAACCCTGGGCTACATCATCCTGCCGCAGGCGCTGAGGGTGGCCGTGCCCTCCATGAGCAATACCCTGATCAGCCTCATCAAGGACACCTCCCTGGTGTCGGTGATCGCGCTGACCGAGCTCATGCTGGCCACCAAGGAAGTGATCGCGGTGACCTTCCAGCCGCTGCCGCTCTACATCGCCGCCGCCGTCATCTACTGGTGCCTGAGCCTGTTTTTCGAGTTCCTCCAGCGCCGTGCCGAACGCCGCCTGAACCGCGCCCACCAGGCCCGCTGACAGGTCCAAGCGCTTGTTTTTACGCTGATTGCATAAAAACAACGACACTCGACAGCCGAATTGACCGGTGTTAGTCTTTTCTCAAATACTGACAGTCGGAAATGTTCGGCGGAGGAAATATGGAACACGGCCCCTGGCGGCCGGCCGCGGCCTCTCCCCAGCACGGGGACGCACACAGCCCTGACGCCGCATCCTGCGCCCCGCCCGGGGCCAGTTTCTCGCCGCCGGCCCAGCCGACGGTCGGGTACAACGAACTCTTCCTGCTCGCGCCCTTCGGCTTTTTTCTGGTCGGCGTGGACGGTCTCATCCTCCAAGCCAATCTGTGCGCCGCGCGGCTGCTCGGCGCCACCCGCGCCGCCCTCACGGGCAAGGCACTGTCCGAGCTGGCGCTCGCGCCGAAAGAGTGCGCCGCTTTCCTGGCCGAGGTCGCCGCCAACGCGGGCGAGGTCCATAGGCGGATGACCCTGCGCATGGAGGATGGCGGCGAGTTGCCGATGCGCCTGCTGGGCAGCTTCGACGTCGGCAGCCGCGCCTGCCGCGTGGTGGCGGAGCCGGCCGGCGGCGCCTTCGACGCCCTGCTGCGTTCGGAAGAACGCCTGCGCCGCATCGTGCATTGCGCAGACGAGGGCGTGTGGGAAGTCGACGCCCACGGCAATACCAGTTTCGTCAATCCACGCATGGCGGCGCTGCTCGGCTATGCGATCGAGGACATACTCGGCCAGCCCGTATCGCGCTTCATGGACGAGGAGGGGAAGGCCCTGCTCGAGCGCAATATCGTGCGCCGGCGCCAGGGGGAGGTGCGGCGCTACGAATTCAAGTTCGTGCGCAGCGACGGCAAGGAGTTGTGGACCTGCGTCGCGCTCAACCCGCTCTTCGATGCGAGCGGCCGCTACATGGGCGCGCTGGCTTTGGTCGACGACGTCACCGCCCGGCGGGCGGCGGCGGCGCGCATCTGGCACCAGGCCAACTACGACGACCTGACCGGTCTGCCCAACCGCCACATGTTCATGGACAGGCTCGCCCAGGAGGTGAGGCGCGCCGACCGCAGCGCCGCCTTGCTGGCCCTGCTGTTCATCGACCTCGACCACTTCAAGGAGGTCAACGACCGGCTTGGACATGCTGCCGGAGACCGGCTGCTCGCCGACGCCGCCCAGCGCATCGGCGCCTGCGTGCGCGCCACCGACACCATCGGCCGCTTGGGTGGGGACGAGTTCACCGTGGTGCTTTCCAGCCTGGACCGGATCGAGACCGTCGACCGGATCGCGCAGGCGCTGGTCGACAAGCTCGCCGCGCCCTTCGAGCTGGCGGGGACGCGCGCCGAAGTCTCGGCTTCGATCGGCATCGCCCTGTATCCGGCCGACGCGACCCAGGTGTGCGACCTGATGGCGCGCGCCGACCAGGCCATGTACGAGGCCAAGAACGACGGCCGCAATCGCTATGGCTATTACACCGACGGCGCCCAGCAGGCCTTGTTCGCGCGCCAGGCCCTTGCTGCTGAACTGCGCGAAGCCCTCGACGGCGGCCAGCTGGAACTGCTGTACCAGCCCATCGCCGCCCTGGGCGACGGAAAGATCCGCAAAGCCGAAGCCTTTCTGCGCTGGCGCCATCCGCGCCGCGGCTTGCTGCGGCCGGCCGAGTTCCTGCCCTTCGCCGAGCCGGGCAGCCTGATGGTCGAGATCGGCGACTGGGTATTACGCCAGGCCGCCGTGCAGGTCGAGCGCTGGCAGCGCTGCTGCGACCCGCATTTCCAGGTCTGCGTCAACAAGACGCCCACCCAGAGCAGGCGCGAGCCGGGCCAGTATGACGCCTGGCTGGACTTCCTGCGGGGACGCGAGCTGCCGCCACGCAGCGTGGTGGTCGAGATCGGCGAGGGCATGCTGCTCGAGGGCATGGACGCCGTGATCGAGCGGCTGCGTCCCCAGCGCGCCTTGGGCCTGCAGGTGGCGCTCGATCGCTTTAGCGGCGGATACTCCTCGATGTCCCACCTGGTGCGGTATGAACTCGACTACGTGAAGATCGATCATTGCTTTGTCGACGCACTCGACCGCGAGGCCAACGGGCTGGCGGTGTGCGAGGCCATCATCGCGATGGCGCACAAGCTGGGCATGCAGGTGGTGGCGGAAGGCGTCGATACCGAGGTGCAGCGCGCGCTGTTGCGCGAAGTCGGCTGCGATTTCGCCCAGGGTCACGCGGTGGGTGGGCCGATGACGGCCGGGGACCTGGAGCGCGCGGCAGGCGCCAGGGCTTGACGCCTCTTGCGCCCGGCCGCCGGGGCGGCGGGCGCGGATGGAAGTGTGAAAACCGGGAGGCTAGCGCTTGTCGCGCTGCTGGTTCCCGCTGTCCTGGCTCCAGGCCTGGGATGCGTCCTTGGCGCTTTCCCCTTTCTGGTCGAGGTCGTCGAGAGCCGGCGTGCCGCCCGAGGCGTGCTGGCCACGTTGCTGGCTGCCTTGCTGGCCTGATTGCTGGTTGTCCTGACGTCCGGGTTGCTGACTGTTCTGACGTCCGGATTGCTGGCCGCCCTGGTTCAGGCCCGACTGCTGGCTACCCTGGTTCATCCCGGACTGCTGGCTGCCTTGTTGCCGTCCGGATTGTTGGCTGCCGGACTGCTGGCCTTGACCCAGGTTGGAACCTTGCTGGTCCTGCTGGCCTTGCCCTTTGTTGCCCATTCCTTGTTTATCACCCATGGCTGTCTCCTCCGATTGAGTGGTTTGGAAGACCGATAATAGGCCTCCTGCTGACATCGACAATCGGAGTCGGTGAGTCGGGTTTGTAGGACTGGTCTTGCACACTCTGGGCAACATCGAGCGGACAATGTTCAGGTATTGCCCTTCTGCAGCCCGGTCGTGTCGCCGGCCTGCCCTTGCAATTGAGGATCCTGCTCTTGTTGCTGGCTGTCGCCTTGCGCGCCCTGGCGCTGGCGCGCGGGGCCACGGCCGCCATCGCCCAGCGCCGGGAGATCGCCATTCTGTTCGCGCTCGACGGATTGCCGGTTGCCGGCGTCGCTCGCGGGTGGCATGCCGACACCGCCGTCCCTGCCCTTGTCGTTCAGATTGCCCGTGGTGCCGGTGATGCCTGCGGATGAGGTGCCGACGCCGCTCAGTTCGTCGTAGTTGCGGCCCTTCTGCTGGTGTCCCTTGTTCTCGCCCATGCTCGTCTCCTCGTGGATGTCGATGGAAAGTGCCCATGGTAGTCCTCCAGCGATACCGGGCAATCGGCGCGAAGACGCCGCTTCCGTAGGACCGTTCGGACAAAGTCAGCCGTTGCGGCGGCAGCCGCGGGCTCGGCAGCGCGAGGCACGCGGCCGGCCCGTAGATCGCCGGGCGCGGCAGGCCCGTGGATCGCCGCGTGGTGCCGGCCCGAGGATCGCCGGGCAAGGCAGGTCCTAGGATGGCCGGGTGTGAGGCAGGGGCCACAGGATCGCCGGGCGCGAGGCCGGGGCCACAGGATCGCAGGGCACGAGGCCAAGGCCACAGGATCGCCGTCGCGCGCTCAACTCGAGCGCGAGAGCG of Massilia sp. KIM contains these proteins:
- a CDS encoding Gfo/Idh/MocA family protein produces the protein MIDLNRRNVVLAAGGALAAGAVGAPVWAQNPGRKLGYAIVGLGGYGLGVIIPQFKDCQHSRLVALVSGDAAKAKRVAAEYGVPEKNIYNYQNYDSIRDNPDIDIVYVCLPVSMHAEYTIRAAKAGKHVLCEKPMAMNSAECEAMIAACKQAGKKLMIGYRCHFEPFNLEAIRRARAGEIGKLRYFRSEHGFNFSNPNAWRLKKAMSGGGSMMDIGIYALQAARYMTGEEPVALYAKETTDRSDPRFREVEDMIDFQLEFPSGVIGSCMSMYSANQNHILLMGDKGRIEMEPGTAYKGNRLWVGKGRETEITPKDVGANQFARQLDHLSECVLQNREPIVPGEEGLRDIRIIEAVYRSAREKRRITL
- a CDS encoding transporter substrate-binding domain-containing protein — its product is MGKWNTAGRRAALTLGLVAGLSLLSAPGAMAAELLAQAKARGTLRIAMEGTYPPFNFKDPKTGQLAGYDVDVARLVAGKLGLKPEFVTTEWAAILAGLAAGKYDVIVSQVGITPKREQAFDFSAPYTYSSPQLIVRKNERATYASLDDLKGRKLGVGQGSVFEQQAKAVPGIEVKSYPAAPENLQDLAFGRIDAALNDSLMVAYLLKNSQLPIKAGPRVGAVERMGVAMRKGNPQFKAAVDKIINDARADGSLRQLSVKWFGTDASQVPK
- a CDS encoding amino acid ABC transporter permease, with the protein product MLTGAGYTLLFAVASMVGGLALGFPVALMRIAPWRLLRAPASLYVSIMRGTPLLVQIFVIYYGLPTVGIEFTPVTAGVLALSLNAGAYLSESLRGAIRSVSEGQWRASFSLGLGYWQTLGYIILPQALRVAVPSMSNTLISLIKDTSLVSVIALTELMLATKEVIAVTFQPLPLYIAAAVIYWCLSLFFEFLQRRAERRLNRAHQAR
- a CDS encoding bifunctional diguanylate cyclase/phosphodiesterase; protein product: MEHGPWRPAAASPQHGDAHSPDAASCAPPGASFSPPAQPTVGYNELFLLAPFGFFLVGVDGLILQANLCAARLLGATRAALTGKALSELALAPKECAAFLAEVAANAGEVHRRMTLRMEDGGELPMRLLGSFDVGSRACRVVAEPAGGAFDALLRSEERLRRIVHCADEGVWEVDAHGNTSFVNPRMAALLGYAIEDILGQPVSRFMDEEGKALLERNIVRRRQGEVRRYEFKFVRSDGKELWTCVALNPLFDASGRYMGALALVDDVTARRAAAARIWHQANYDDLTGLPNRHMFMDRLAQEVRRADRSAALLALLFIDLDHFKEVNDRLGHAAGDRLLADAAQRIGACVRATDTIGRLGGDEFTVVLSSLDRIETVDRIAQALVDKLAAPFELAGTRAEVSASIGIALYPADATQVCDLMARADQAMYEAKNDGRNRYGYYTDGAQQALFARQALAAELREALDGGQLELLYQPIAALGDGKIRKAEAFLRWRHPRRGLLRPAEFLPFAEPGSLMVEIGDWVLRQAAVQVERWQRCCDPHFQVCVNKTPTQSRREPGQYDAWLDFLRGRELPPRSVVVEIGEGMLLEGMDAVIERLRPQRALGLQVALDRFSGGYSSMSHLVRYELDYVKIDHCFVDALDREANGLAVCEAIIAMAHKLGMQVVAEGVDTEVQRALLREVGCDFAQGHAVGGPMTAGDLERAAGARA